The following are encoded in a window of Pirellulales bacterium genomic DNA:
- a CDS encoding FAD:protein FMN transferase, producing MGQPPSSNRREFLQGRAAADAIGAAIDRFVPTGATSRPDDDANHAEQGEHYLVQLSRPAMACTFAVFLNAGQYEQGSEAALTALDRIEELEGQLTVYRDTSDVMRINRAAALADVELEPGLFDLLSLAARISQATGGAFDMTAGPLVKVWGFYKRAGGIPREDDLRAALANVGSHHVTLDADQRTIRLERPGVELNLGAIGKGYALDRAAEVLIGEGVYDFLLHGGQSSVLARGSHAGRRDGWIVGLADPVRPERRLAEIRLRDRALATSGASHQFFRSQGKRYGHILDPRTGWPAEGVFSSTVVAPSAAEADALSTAFYAMGVTAAEEYCSQHPEIGMVLLHPGRGASSVEVAVAGLGEDQFRQIT from the coding sequence ATGGGTCAGCCGCCGAGTTCTAATCGACGTGAATTCCTGCAAGGCCGTGCCGCGGCCGACGCGATCGGCGCGGCCATCGATCGATTCGTTCCCACCGGCGCAACCAGCCGCCCGGACGACGATGCAAACCATGCCGAGCAAGGCGAGCATTACCTGGTGCAGTTATCGCGGCCCGCGATGGCCTGCACGTTTGCCGTGTTTCTCAACGCCGGGCAATACGAACAAGGCTCAGAAGCCGCGCTTACCGCGCTCGACCGGATCGAAGAACTCGAAGGGCAGCTCACGGTCTATCGCGACACCAGCGACGTGATGCGGATCAACCGCGCGGCGGCCCTTGCCGACGTCGAGCTCGAGCCGGGGCTCTTTGATCTGCTGTCACTCGCCGCGAGAATTTCGCAGGCGACCGGCGGCGCGTTCGACATGACCGCGGGGCCACTGGTGAAGGTATGGGGCTTCTACAAGCGCGCGGGCGGCATTCCCCGTGAAGACGATTTGCGCGCCGCGCTAGCCAACGTCGGCAGCCACCATGTAACGCTCGACGCAGACCAACGCACGATTCGCCTCGAACGACCCGGCGTGGAGCTGAATCTCGGCGCGATCGGCAAGGGGTACGCCCTGGATCGGGCGGCCGAAGTGCTGATCGGCGAGGGCGTATACGACTTCTTACTGCACGGTGGGCAAAGCAGCGTGCTTGCACGCGGGTCGCACGCCGGCCGTCGTGATGGCTGGATCGTCGGGTTGGCCGATCCGGTGCGGCCCGAACGTCGCCTTGCAGAAATCCGCCTGCGCGATCGGGCCCTGGCGACCTCGGGCGCCAGCCACCAATTCTTTCGCAGCCAGGGAAAGCGGTACGGGCACATTCTCGATCCGCGCACCGGGTGGCCGGCCGAAGGGGTCTTCTCTTCGACCGTCGTGGCTCCTTCGGCGGCCGAAGCCGACGCCCTGTCAACGGCCTTCTACGCGATGGGCGTCACGGCGGCGGAAGAATACTGCAGCCAGCATCCTGAGATCGGCATGGTGTTGCTGCATCCCGGTCGGGGTGCAAGCTCGGTGGAAGTGGCCGTCGCGGGGCTGGGCGAGGACCAGTTTCGACAGATCACGTAA
- a CDS encoding cytochrome c, producing the protein MRTLPKMLCLAIVAWVAMIEYAPAQTTSRAKTTRRAAKLAPAPTWDRAVLETFYTDARQKLGPGPAPGAAAPKPDSPTTSSPDSVATSERSAAAEKWSSVISSSTLEDEVKAQTQPLATAVQTPTGFKGGAYKVAREELTLLAVLFGVIGQYDGQVRWQKDAPNLRDLFGRAGFNCKVGTDNSYNEAKLRSQDLADLIRGNSPEARNANSDFTWPDVANRPPLMKRMERSLRERLGPWTAGKGDFTKNRDAIIHEAELLLVLARVIKAEGYEYADDSSYRAYVDTLEQQCQEILAAAKQGDLSRAQSATSQMNKTCDACHGDFRS; encoded by the coding sequence ATGAGAACGCTGCCCAAAATGCTTTGCCTGGCGATCGTCGCATGGGTTGCGATGATTGAGTATGCGCCGGCCCAAACAACGTCGCGCGCGAAAACTACGCGCCGCGCGGCGAAGCTAGCGCCCGCCCCCACCTGGGATAGGGCTGTCCTGGAAACGTTCTACACCGACGCCCGGCAGAAGCTCGGACCGGGCCCGGCGCCGGGTGCGGCGGCGCCAAAGCCCGACTCTCCCACGACGAGCTCGCCGGATTCGGTCGCAACCAGCGAACGATCGGCGGCCGCCGAGAAGTGGTCGAGCGTGATCTCTTCCTCGACCCTCGAGGATGAGGTCAAGGCCCAGACGCAACCGCTGGCGACCGCGGTGCAAACGCCCACCGGTTTCAAAGGGGGCGCGTACAAGGTCGCGCGCGAGGAGCTCACGCTGCTGGCGGTGCTCTTCGGCGTCATCGGTCAATACGACGGGCAGGTGCGCTGGCAGAAGGATGCGCCGAACTTGCGAGATCTGTTCGGCCGGGCGGGCTTCAACTGCAAAGTCGGCACCGACAATTCCTACAACGAGGCCAAGCTACGCAGTCAGGACCTGGCCGATTTGATTCGCGGCAATTCGCCCGAGGCGCGCAACGCCAACAGCGATTTCACCTGGCCCGACGTGGCCAATCGCCCGCCGCTGATGAAGCGCATGGAGCGCTCGCTGCGCGAGCGGCTGGGCCCTTGGACGGCCGGCAAAGGGGATTTCACGAAAAATCGCGACGCCATTATTCACGAAGCGGAGCTGCTGCTCGTGCTGGCGCGCGTCATCAAGGCCGAGGGGTACGAATACGCCGACGATTCGTCGTATCGCGCGTATGTCGACACGCTTGAGCAGCAATGCCAGGAAATTCTGGCCGCGGCCAAGCAGGGGGACCTGTCACGGGCACAGAGCGCCACGAGCCAGATGAACAAGACCTGCGACGCCTGCCACGGCGATTTCCGCAGCTGA
- the fbp gene encoding class 1 fructose-bisphosphatase: MVEPNVYLTAQQHIQDEQRRHYPHASGEFSWMLSGITLATKIVAAQIRRAGLVDVVGSAGTSNVQGEVVQKLDLLANQALLTCLGNRGNVGVLASEENEDPVVVLPDPQYGKYVVIFDPLDGSSNIDVNVSVGTIFSIFRREPDPAGQRDPQADVLQPGTRQIAAGYVVYGASTMLVYSTGHGVHGFTLDPSYGAYVLTHPNMTMPESGPYYSVNDANLASFPPAYIRFLSKLREGVNGRAYSSRYVGSLVADFHRTLLKGGIFLYPPTKRHPGGKLRLMYEANPIAFLAEQAGGLATNGTERILTIEPKSLHQRTTLVVGSRQEVMLLGEMLGNG, encoded by the coding sequence ATGGTCGAACCGAACGTTTACCTCACCGCGCAGCAGCACATCCAGGACGAGCAACGACGTCATTACCCCCACGCCAGCGGCGAGTTTTCCTGGATGCTCTCGGGCATCACGCTGGCCACTAAGATCGTGGCGGCGCAGATTCGTCGGGCTGGACTGGTCGACGTCGTCGGTAGCGCCGGCACCTCGAACGTGCAGGGCGAGGTCGTGCAAAAGCTCGACTTGCTGGCCAATCAGGCGCTGCTCACGTGCCTGGGCAATCGTGGCAACGTCGGCGTTTTGGCCTCGGAGGAGAACGAAGACCCGGTCGTCGTGCTGCCCGACCCTCAGTACGGCAAGTACGTGGTGATCTTCGATCCGCTCGACGGTTCGAGCAATATCGACGTGAACGTCAGCGTCGGCACGATCTTTTCGATTTTTCGCCGCGAGCCGGATCCCGCCGGCCAGCGCGATCCACAGGCTGACGTGTTGCAGCCGGGCACGCGGCAAATTGCCGCCGGCTACGTGGTGTACGGCGCCTCGACGATGCTGGTCTACAGCACCGGTCACGGCGTACACGGGTTCACGCTTGATCCGTCGTACGGCGCCTACGTTCTGACGCACCCCAACATGACGATGCCGGAGAGCGGTCCCTACTATTCGGTGAACGACGCCAACCTCGCCAGCTTTCCGCCGGCTTATATCAGGTTTCTCTCCAAGCTGCGTGAAGGCGTCAACGGTCGCGCGTATTCGTCGCGCTATGTCGGTTCGCTGGTCGCCGATTTCCATCGCACGCTGCTCAAGGGGGGCATTTTTCTCTATCCGCCCACGAAGCGTCATCCGGGCGGGAAGCTACGGCTGATGTACGAGGCGAACCCGATCGCCTTTCTCGCCGAACAAGCCGGCGGCCTGGCCACCAACGGCACGGAGCGAATTCTGACAATCGAACCGAAGAGCCTGCACCAGCGCACGACGCTGGTCGTGGGCAGCCGGCAGGAAGTGATGCTCCTGGGCGAGATGCTCGGGAACGGGTAG